In Zea mays cultivar B73 chromosome 7, Zm-B73-REFERENCE-NAM-5.0, whole genome shotgun sequence, the following proteins share a genomic window:
- the LOC100286117 gene encoding carotenoid 9,10(9',10')-cleavage dioxygenase, with protein MKASAPFSTSQPLSCRTHGGRPSSMSMSAGARTATSVGTSSKRPWFGDLLGRLSSTMDGASRALKDAPQRFLDALVDATFRFTDQALNSAESNFAPVDETGEAIEIHQSQIQGAIPDGFPEGVYIRNGSNPLFGALHSTSSVLGQSREIWVEGEGMLHAVYFTKSSAGHLWSVSYASRYVQSETLELETARHKPCFLPAVEGDSAAIVAAYVFNYLRFGKVSKDISNTNVFEHSGRVFAVAENSLPYEICVGSLDTRDAWDVGGEWDRPFTAHPKVAPGSGELVIFGTDAKKPFLVVGVVSADGTKLKHRADLKLDRCTLCHDIGVTPKHNVIMDIPLTMDVGRIVKGGQLIQFEKESYARIGVMPRYGDADSAVWFDVEPFCMFHLVNCFEEGDEVVVQALRSPDSIIPGSTIALDKLDSEMPEVAGDDKPAKRPTAEEFFFRLYQWRLNLRTRSVSGEYLSGTDYSLEFPIISSQYTGLQHRYAYAQVVDSCGNCGKVNPKYGGFAKFYLDERSNAEIPGASLVKTQYHWLGKHEFCSGASFVPRAGGSHEDDGWVVSFVHDEETNTSQVHIVDAKRFEDAPVAKITFPRRVPYGFHGTFVSKKMNDVM; from the exons atgaaagcGTCGGCTCCATTCAGCACGAGCCAGCCTCTTTCTTGTCGCACCCATGGCGGTCGGCCGTCGTCCATGTCCATGTCTGCCGGCGCACGGACCGCAACATCAGTGGGCACCAGCTCTAAG AGGCCTTGGTTCGGTGACCTCCTGGGGCGTCTGTCGTCCACGATGGACGGAGCGTCCAGGGCCCTCAAGGATGCGCCGCAGAGGTTTCTCGATGCGCTGGTTGACGCAACCTTCAGATTCACCGATCAAGCTCTGAATTCCGCCGAG AGCAATTTCGCACCGGTCGATGAGACTGGTGAAGCCATAGAGATACACCAGAGCCAGATCCAAGGGGCGATACCGGACGGTTTCCCCGAGGGGGTGTACATCAGAAACG GTTCCAACCCGCTCTTTGGCGCCCTCCATTCCACGTCCTCGGTCCTGGGACAGTCCAGGGAGATCTGGGTCGAGGGGGAGGGCATGCTCCACGCCGTCTACTTCACCAAAAGCAGCGCGGGTCATCTATGGTCAGTCTCCTACGCCAGCCGCTACGTGCAGTCCGAGACGCTGGAGCTGGAAACGGCGCGGCACAAACCTTGCTTCCTCCCTGCCGTCGAGGGCGACTCTGCAGCCATCGTCGCCGCCTACGTTTTCAACTAT CTTAGGTTTGGCAAGGTGAGCAAGGACATCAGCAACACCAACGTGTTCGAGCATTCCGGCAGGGTGTTCGCCGTCGCCGAGAACTCTCTGCCCTACGAGATCTGCGTAGGTAGCCTCGACACCAGAGACGCCTGGGACGTTGGTGGGGAATGGGATCGCCCCTTCACGGCTCATCCAAAG GTAGCTCCTGGATCAGGGGAGCTCGTCATCTTTGGAACGGACGCGAAGAAGCCATTCCTAGTAGTTGGAGTTGTCTCAG CTGATGGAACCAAACTAAAGCACAGAGCTGACCTCAAGCTGGACAGGTGCACACTTTGTCATGATATAGGAGTCACTCCAAA GCACAATGTAATCATGGACATACCACTTACCATGGACGTCGGTAGAATCGTCAAAGGCGGACA GCTGATTCAGTTCGAGAAGGAAAGCTATGCGAGAATCGGGGTGATGCCCCGCTATGGCGACGCAGATTCAGCTGTCTGGTTTGATGTAGAACCGTTCTGCATGTTCCATCTTGTGAACTGCTTCGAAGAAGGCGACGAG GTCGTGGTACAGGCACTCCGTTCGCCGGACTCCATAATACCAGGCTCAACAATTGCCCTCGACAAGCTCGACTCTGAAATGCCTGAGGTTGCAGGAGATGACAAGCCCGCGAAACGGCCAACTGCCGAGGAGTTTTTCTTTCGGTTGTACCAGTGGAGATTGAACTTGAGAACAAGGAGTGTCTCAGGGGAGTATCTATCTGGGACAGACTATTCGCTGGAGTTTCCGATCATCAGTAGCCAGTACACGGGCTTGCAGCACAGATACGCCTATGCGCAAGTGGTGGACTCCTGTGGCAATTGTGGGAAAG TAAACCCAAAGTATGGAGGATTTGCAAAATTCTACCTTGACGAGAGAAGCAACGCAGAG ATACCAGGTGCTAGCCTTGTAAAGACGCAATACCATTGGCTTGGTAAACACGAGTTCTGCTCTGGAGCATCGTTTGTACCGAGAGCTGGTGGGTCACATGAAGACGATGGGTGGGTAGTTTCATTTGTACATGATGAGGAAACTAATACATCTCAG GTGCACATAGTTGATGCGAAGAGATTCGAGGATGCTCCTGTCGCGAAAATAACGTTTCCACGAAGAGTGCCTTATGGCTTTCATGGAACTTTCGTCAGTAAgaaaatgaatgatgtaatgtga